The Sorangiineae bacterium MSr11954 DNA segment GGGACGCAGCCGCCTGCCGACGAATCGTAGGCACACTTCCTCCGTGTCGCGGAGAGGTTGCCCATGGTGCGGTGTACGCGATCTCCGAAGTTGGAATTGAACCAAAGCGTGTCCGCCGGATCGTACGAGGACGTGCTCGCGTACTCGACGCCCACCGCCGGGATGATGTGGTCGTAGTCCGAATCGTTGCTGCCGGCGAGGTACACGGCAAAAATCGTCGGGTGACCTTGGCTCAAATGAGCCTTGAGCCAAACCGAGAACGCTTCGAACTGAGGCTTCGGCTCATTGGAGTTCCAATTCTTGAACTCGAAATGAAGGCGCTCCAACGTCTTCGACTCGTTGACCCCGAGCAGCACCTCGCCGCCGGCCACCTTGCGCACCACCTTCTGAGAGATCCACGACCCATAGTGCAGCCCGATCGACTGAATCGACGTTTCACCGCAATACCCGTGGCCGTTGGGCCATTGGGCGCGCGGTGGAATGTCGATTTGGCTCGCGTGCGACGCAAGCAGGCCCACGGCAAGGCACAACCCGAAACGCAAAGGGAGGATCATTTCCTTAATGACGCTCTCTCGCGGCACGTCGCGCACGAAAAACGCGGTCGCGGTCGCTTTTTCGCGCCCGGTCGGTCCGCCACCGCGCGCGCTGACCGTCAGCCCGTCGGGGGCTTGCTGCCATTGACCGCGAATTGAGCGGCGAAGGCTCGCTCGTAGGCGGGCCGCGCTTCGCCGCGGGCGACATAAGCGGCCAGTTTGGGGAATTCGTCCAGAATGCCCGATGGTCTCGTCCTGAGCAGCACCGACGCCATCATCAAGTCGCCGGCGCTGAACGCACCATCGAGCCAGTCGGCATCGCCCAGGCGAACGGAGAGTTGGCCGAGCCGTTCGCGGACGCGATCCTCGACCAGAGGTAGGCGCTCCGCGCTCCAGGGCTTGTCGCGCTCCAGGATCCTTGCGGTTACGAGCTCGAGGATCGGGGGCTCGATCGTGTTGACCGCCGCAAACATCCATGTGATCGCGCGCGCCCGAGCACGGGCATCGTCCGGCAGCAAGCCCGCATGTCGCTGGGCGAGGTGAAGCACGATCGACCCTGTCTCGAAGAGCGCGAGATCGCCTTCCTCATAGGTCGGAATTTGGCCGAAAGGATGAAGCGCCAGATGCGCGGGTTCCTTCATCGCGCGAAACGAAACAAAGCGAACCTCGTAAGGTTGCCCCACTTCCTCGAGCGCCCAGCGAACGCGCGTATCACGCGCCAGTCCCTTGCCGCCATCGGGTGAGCGTTCAAAGGCGGTAATGGTGATGGTCATCGAGAGACTCCTCCTATCCGAACATCATCGGCTGCGGGGGCCGAACTTTGCAAGCATGGCCGGGCGCTCGCCATGGAAACGTGAGCGCAACCTTTTTACGATACGATTTCACTTCACGATGCCAATTGCCCAATGGGAATGGGAACGTGAGCCGGAGTCCGTCGCGGCCGCTTCTCACGGGCCGGGAGAGCTCCGCCGCCGGGGATAA contains these protein-coding regions:
- a CDS encoding C39 family peptidase yields the protein MILPLRFGLCLAVGLLASHASQIDIPPRAQWPNGHGYCGETSIQSIGLHYGSWISQKVVRKVAGGEVLLGVNESKTLERLHFEFKNWNSNEPKPQFEAFSVWLKAHLSQGHPTIFAVYLAGSNDSDYDHIIPAVGVEYASTSSYDPADTLWFNSNFGDRVHRTMGNLSATRRKCAYDSSAGGCVPRDVDYGTAVTGIVDERAATLPVRLSVDRNDEPNVSKGEAPVQLHAKVTVSGLVSGRRYALLRYDDYKDVPTDATAAGFLSSNHAARVDFTATAAEWSRPDAFMSDGVAYYRCVPL
- a CDS encoding glutathione S-transferase family protein, encoding MTITITAFERSPDGGKGLARDTRVRWALEEVGQPYEVRFVSFRAMKEPAHLALHPFGQIPTYEEGDLALFETGSIVLHLAQRHAGLLPDDARARARAITWMFAAVNTIEPPILELVTARILERDKPWSAERLPLVEDRVRERLGQLSVRLGDADWLDGAFSAGDLMMASVLLRTRPSGILDEFPKLAAYVARGEARPAYERAFAAQFAVNGSKPPTG